Proteins from one Hyperolius riggenbachi isolate aHypRig1 chromosome 4, aHypRig1.pri, whole genome shotgun sequence genomic window:
- the BCL6 gene encoding B-cell lymphoma 6 protein, with amino-acid sequence MTSTDSCIQFTRHASDVLLNLNRLRSRDILTDVIIVVNREHFRAHKTVLMACSGLFYTIFTDQMKCNMNIINLDPEISAEGFRVLLEFMYTSRLSLRESSIMAVMSTALYLQMEHVVDTCQRFLKSSEDIVTSVKPSRGEEFLQSRTMLPPDVMAYRNCEVPENTVPLRNTAICDGRSYVPNLYSGSPSSYPLYSHIPVHGFLFPEDDVRDVQMAEMQRASRYPKESVLPGENSRTVLGEYRKSISDIPVNACHNNVFSPKEAALEDPRNDSHYNVLAGSRSAGPSVRSSPYYNCEKGKDEERTSSEDEITQHFKPTNSPVNRKGLVSPQSPQKSDCQPNSPTESSSSKNARISQGSGSPTSKASTDPKACNWKKYKLLNALNQSGKEGCATQSEMGNLSPQFYSSQSSCQQVKSESLDIQTSTKLNGNTDDLAAPQASKLNGIVNRGMEGSPMSSEGHSPLYIHTPKFGIFSSQSPPEMCPHTPGSNFGEEITETRSEYSDSSCENGTFFCNECDSRFSEEGSLKRHTLQMHSDKPYKCDRCQASFRYKGNLASHKTVHTGEKPYRCSICGAQFNRPANLKTHTRIHSGEKPYKCETCGARFVQVAHLRAHVLIHTGEKPYPCEICGTRFRHLQTLKSHLRIHTGEKPYHCEKCNLHFRHKSQLRLHLRQKHGAITNTKVQYRVSSTELPPDLPKSC; translated from the exons ATGACATCAACTGACAGCTGTATCCAGTTCACTCGACACGCCAGTGATGTTCTCTTGAACCTGAACCGTCTTCGAAGTAGGGACATCCTGACAGATGTGATTATTGTTGTGAACAGGGAGCACTTTCGAGCTCACAAGACAGTCCTAATGGCTTGCAG TGGACTGTTCTACACCATCTTCACTGACCAGATGAAGTGCAACATGAATATCATTAATCTAGATCCAGAAATCAGTGCAGAGGGATTCCGAGTCCTATTGGAGTTCATGTACACATCTCGGCTCAGTCTGAGAGAGAGCAGCATTATGGCGGTTATGAGTACTGCACTTTATCTACAGATGGAACATGTTGTGGACACCTGTCAAAGGTTTCTCAAGTCCAG tgaaGATATTGTGACATCTGTGAAACCATCTAGAGGAGAAGAATTTTTGCAAAGCAGGACAATGCTGCCTCCAGACGTCATGGCCTACAGAAACTGTGAGGTGCCAGAAAATACTGTACCACTTCGAAACACAGCTATCTGTGATGGAAGGTCCTATGTTCCCAACTTATATAGTGGATCTCCATCTTCATATCCTCTGTACAGTCACATTCCAGTGCATGGGTTCCTATTCCCTGAGGATGATGTAAGAGATGTCCAAATGGCTGAAATGCAGAGAGCCAGCAGATATCCCAAGGAAAGTGTGTTGCCTGGAGAAAATTCAAGGACTGTCTTAGGAGAATACAGGAAAAGTATCTCAGATATACCTGTAAATGCTTGCCACAACAATGTGTTCTCTCCAAAAGAAGCTGCACTGGAAGACCCTCGTAATGACTCTCACTATAATGTCCTGGCAGGATCTAGGTCTGCTGGTCCCTCTGTAAGAAGCAGCCCATACTACAATTGTGAGAAAGGGAAAGATGAGGAGCGGACATCTTCAGAGGATGAGATCACTCAGCACTTTAAACCAACTAACTCTCCTGTCAACCGTAAGGGACTGGTAAGCCCTCAGAGCCCCCAGAAGTCAGATTGTCAGCCCAATTCTCCAACAGAATCCAGCAGCAGTAAAAATGCTCGTATTTCACAAGGATCTGGTTCTCCAACCTCTAAGGCCTCTACTGACCCCAAAGCATGCAACTGGAAAAAGTATAAGTTACTCAATGCTCTCAACCAGAGTGGAAAGGAAGGGTGCGCCACTCAAAGTGAAATGGGCAACCTGTCTCCTCAATTCTACTCTTCTCAATCTTCATGTCAGCAAGTTAAATCTGAAAGCTTGGATATCCAGACATCAACTAAGCTTAATGGGAACACTGATGACTTGGCAGCGCCACAAGCTAGCAAACTCAATGGTATCGTGAACAG GGGGATGGAAGGGTCACCAATGAGCAGTGAAGGTCATTCACCTCTCTACATCCACACACCCAAGTTCGGCATTTTTTCATCACAGTCCCCTCCTGAAATGTGTCCTCATACTCCCGGCTCTAACTTTGGAGAAGAGATAACAGAGACCCGATCAGAATATTCAGACTCAAGCTGTG AAAATGGTACATTCTTCTGCAATGAATGTGACTCTCGTTTCTCTGAAGAGGGTTCCCTGAAAAGACATACTCTACAAATGCACAGTGACAAACCATACAAGTGTGACCGCTGCCAAGCATCATTTCGTTACAAGGGGAACCTGGCTAGCCACAAGACtgtacacactg GTGAGAAACCATATCGCTGCAGCATTTGTGGTGCACAGTTTAATCGGCCTGCAAACCTGAAGACTCACACCAGAATTCATTCTGGGGAAAAGCCATACAAGTGTGAGACCTGTGGAGCTCGCTTTGTGCAG GTCGCCCATCTCCGAGCGCATGTGTTgattcatactggagagaagccctaccCATGTGAGATCTGCGGAACTAGATTCAGGCACTTGCAAACATTAAAGAGTCACCTTCGtattcacactggagagaagccctaccAT tgTGAAAAATGCAACCTTCATTTCCGCCACAAGAGCCAACTGAGACTTCATTTGCGTCAGAAGCATGGAGCAATCACCAACACAAAAGTGCAGTATCGTGTGTCCTCAACAGAGCTCCCACCAGATCTCCCCAAATCATGCTGA